A region from the Pelagovum pacificum genome encodes:
- the glnA gene encoding type I glutamate--ammonia ligase has protein sequence MSIKDVLKLIKDEEVEYVDIRFTDPRGKLQHVTVMSHEVDEDFLEEGFMFDGSSIAGWKSIDQSDMKLMPDTESVYIDPFYAEKTICLHCTVVEPDTMEPYNRDPRGTALLAEAYLKSSGIGDTAFMGPEAEFFLFDDVRYSVSMNKVSYQVDALDAAWNTDTEYEMGNTGHRPGVKGGYFPVNPIDDGQDIRSEMLSTMKKIGMKTDKHHHEVASCQHELGLVFDSLTKQADELQKYKYVIHNVAQAYGKSATFMPKPVAGDNGTGMHVNMSIWKDGKPLFAGDKYADLSDEALWFIGGILKHAKALNAFTNPSTNSYKRLIPGFEAPVLRAYSARNRSGCVRIPWAESPKAKRVEARFPDPSANPYLCFAALLMAGLDGIENKIDPGPSSDKDLYDLPPEELAEIPTVCASLREALDELQADHEFLLKGNVFTKDQIDGYCDLKWEEVYAYEHTPHPIEFKLYYSC, from the coding sequence ATGAGTATCAAAGACGTTCTCAAGCTGATCAAGGACGAGGAAGTCGAGTATGTCGACATCCGCTTCACCGATCCGCGCGGCAAACTGCAGCACGTGACGGTCATGTCGCATGAAGTCGACGAGGATTTCCTCGAAGAGGGCTTCATGTTCGACGGCTCCTCGATCGCTGGCTGGAAGTCGATCGACCAATCGGACATGAAACTCATGCCCGACACCGAGAGCGTCTACATCGACCCGTTCTACGCCGAGAAGACGATCTGCCTGCACTGCACGGTCGTCGAGCCCGACACGATGGAACCCTACAACCGTGACCCGCGCGGCACCGCCCTGCTGGCCGAGGCTTACCTCAAGTCCTCCGGCATCGGCGACACCGCGTTCATGGGCCCGGAAGCCGAGTTCTTCCTGTTCGACGATGTTCGCTACTCCGTCTCGATGAACAAGGTCAGCTACCAGGTCGACGCGCTCGACGCTGCCTGGAACACCGACACCGAATACGAGATGGGCAACACCGGCCACCGTCCCGGCGTCAAGGGCGGCTACTTCCCGGTGAACCCGATCGACGACGGCCAGGACATCCGTTCCGAGATGCTGTCGACGATGAAGAAGATCGGCATGAAGACCGACAAGCACCACCACGAGGTGGCGTCCTGTCAGCACGAACTCGGCCTCGTCTTCGACTCGCTGACCAAGCAGGCCGACGAACTTCAGAAGTACAAGTACGTCATCCACAACGTCGCGCAGGCCTACGGCAAGTCGGCGACTTTCATGCCCAAGCCGGTCGCTGGCGACAACGGCACCGGCATGCACGTGAACATGTCCATCTGGAAGGACGGCAAGCCGCTCTTCGCGGGTGACAAGTACGCCGACCTCTCCGACGAGGCCCTGTGGTTCATCGGCGGCATCCTGAAGCACGCCAAGGCGCTCAACGCCTTCACGAACCCGTCCACCAACTCCTACAAGCGCCTGATCCCCGGCTTCGAAGCCCCGGTTCTGCGCGCTTACTCCGCCCGCAACCGCTCCGGCTGCGTGCGTATTCCGTGGGCGGAATCCCCGAAGGCCAAGCGCGTCGAAGCCCGTTTCCCCGACCCGTCGGCGAACCCCTACCTGTGCTTCGCGGCCCTGCTGATGGCCGGCCTTGACGGCATCGAGAACAAGATCGATCCGGGCCCGTCCTCGGACAAGGACCTCTACGACCTGCCGCCGGAAGAACTGGCGGAAATCCCGACCGTCTGCGCATCCCTGCGCGAGGCGCTCGACGAGCTGCAGGCCGACCACGAGTTCCTGCTGAAGGGCAACGTCTTCACCAAGGACCAGATCGACGGTTACTGCGATCTCAAGTGGGAAGAAGTCTACGCCTACGAGCACACGCCGCACCCGATCGAGTTCAAGCTCTACTACTCCTGCTAA
- a CDS encoding sodium:calcium antiporter encodes MLEGLPLVAVFGLFALSGVIILLLGVRMTGIADRIADLTGWGEAVVGGVLLGAATSLSGTVVSISAALDGRASLAFSNGVGGIAAQTAFLAIADMTHRRANLEHTAAEITNLFQAALLMVLLAIPMLAWSAPEFTVFAIHPASVLLIIVYAVGVHATSRARHAPMWKPVKTRETREDDPDEEPHRENATRIVLVFLGLMVIMGLAGYVIAQSAVEIVTRLGASETIVGALMTAVVTSLPELVTTLAAVRRGAMQLALGGIIGGNTFDTLFLSLSDFAYRDGSLYHAIGRPDFLWLTVGMLMTGVLLMGLILREKDGPFRIGTESVLMLLIYAGAIAVQISVG; translated from the coding sequence TTGCTGGAAGGCCTACCACTCGTGGCCGTTTTCGGGCTTTTTGCCCTGAGCGGCGTCATCATCCTTTTGCTCGGTGTGCGGATGACGGGCATCGCCGATCGCATCGCAGACCTGACCGGATGGGGGGAGGCCGTCGTCGGTGGCGTCCTCCTTGGCGCGGCCACGTCCCTGTCTGGCACCGTCGTTTCTATCAGTGCGGCGCTCGACGGGCGGGCGTCTCTCGCCTTTTCCAACGGGGTCGGCGGCATCGCCGCGCAGACCGCGTTCCTCGCCATCGCGGACATGACGCACCGCCGTGCCAATCTCGAACATACAGCGGCGGAGATCACCAACCTCTTCCAGGCCGCGCTGCTTATGGTGCTGCTGGCGATCCCGATGTTGGCGTGGTCGGCGCCGGAGTTCACGGTCTTCGCCATTCACCCGGCCTCCGTCCTGCTCATCATCGTTTACGCGGTCGGGGTCCACGCGACGAGCCGGGCGCGGCACGCACCGATGTGGAAGCCGGTCAAGACGCGCGAGACGCGCGAGGACGACCCCGACGAGGAGCCGCACCGCGAGAACGCCACGCGCATCGTGCTGGTCTTCCTCGGCCTGATGGTAATCATGGGGCTGGCCGGCTACGTCATCGCGCAGTCCGCGGTCGAGATCGTCACCCGGCTCGGCGCGTCGGAGACGATCGTCGGGGCGTTGATGACGGCGGTCGTGACCTCGCTGCCGGAACTCGTCACCACGCTGGCCGCTGTGCGGCGCGGCGCCATGCAGCTGGCGCTCGGCGGGATCATCGGTGGCAACACCTTCGACACGCTGTTCCTGTCGCTGTCCGACTTCGCCTACCGGGACGGGTCGCTCTACCACGCCATCGGGCGGCCGGATTTCCTGTGGCTCACCGTGGGCATGTTGATGACCGGCGTGCTGCTGATGGGGCTGATCCTGCGGGAGAAGGATGGACCGTTCCGCATCGGTACGGAGAGCGTCCTGATGCTGCTGATCTACGCCGGGGCGATTGCGGTGCAGATCAGCGTCGGGTAG
- a CDS encoding endonuclease/exonuclease/phosphatase family protein, giving the protein MIRAIRSLVLLATCLCALAIGASYLGRWHGAGDSVAVFRFELSLLLLVGSAVLAGLGPRGGAVTGLVLALVAGGPIALGMARTGVAPDGPAVTLYQKNLLYLGLEQQAIIGDILAAAPDVVTLEEVSPANRPVVEALRGEYPSVTLCPFSGAGAGDVAVLSRYPMVDGSSVCAPGLAAMTVRRDDGTELTVAGLHLFWPWPYEQRAQVAEILGTLRDLDAPVLLAGDFNMVPWSWSLRSIGRASGSHRVGPVEKTIDRGSRLLRLRIDHVLAPDGWTGTVERRPRFGSDHYGLLATVGDEE; this is encoded by the coding sequence ATGATCCGGGCGATCCGCAGCCTCGTGCTGCTTGCGACCTGCCTTTGTGCGCTGGCGATCGGCGCATCCTACCTAGGGCGGTGGCACGGGGCAGGAGACTCGGTTGCCGTCTTCCGGTTCGAGCTGTCGCTTCTGCTGCTCGTGGGCTCCGCAGTGCTGGCTGGTCTCGGGCCGCGCGGGGGCGCGGTGACCGGCCTGGTGCTGGCGCTCGTCGCGGGTGGTCCGATCGCGCTTGGCATGGCGCGGACTGGTGTAGCGCCTGATGGGCCAGCCGTGACGCTCTACCAGAAGAACCTGCTCTATCTCGGGCTCGAGCAGCAGGCGATCATCGGCGACATCCTCGCCGCCGCACCGGATGTCGTGACGCTGGAGGAAGTCTCTCCGGCCAACCGGCCCGTGGTCGAGGCGCTGCGCGGGGAGTATCCATCCGTGACGCTCTGCCCGTTTTCCGGCGCCGGCGCCGGCGACGTCGCCGTGCTGAGCCGCTATCCCATGGTCGACGGATCGTCCGTTTGCGCGCCGGGTCTTGCGGCGATGACGGTGCGGCGTGACGACGGCACGGAACTGACCGTTGCCGGACTTCACCTGTTCTGGCCGTGGCCCTACGAGCAGAGGGCGCAGGTTGCAGAAATCCTCGGTACTCTTCGCGATCTCGATGCACCGGTACTGTTGGCAGGGGACTTCAACATGGTGCCGTGGTCATGGTCGCTGCGCAGCATCGGTCGGGCGTCGGGTTCGCACCGCGTGGGGCCGGTGGAGAAAACCATCGACCGGGGCAGTCGCCTTCTGCGGCTGAGGATCGACCACGTGCTTGCGCCCGATGGCTGGACCGGCACGGTGGAGCGGCGGCCGCGGTTCGGCTCGGACCACTACGGGCTGCTGGCCACGGTGGGAGACGAGGAATGA
- a CDS encoding biotin transporter BioY, which produces MALAMTDKVLADAVWPSEAEGRSKLLRQAALVAGGILFMILASKIRVPMWPVPVTMQTFGALTVGAVLGARLGLVSMFGYLALGALGMQVFTGETAGLGYMVGPTGGYLVGFAFAAWAMGALSRRGWDRSVGGMVGALLIGNAIIYAVGVPWMAYLFAAERGMGWVIEWGFTKFLIGDALKLALAAMILPAAWRFAARR; this is translated from the coding sequence ATGGCTCTTGCAATGACGGACAAGGTTCTCGCCGACGCGGTGTGGCCTTCTGAGGCCGAGGGACGCTCCAAGCTCCTGCGGCAGGCGGCCCTTGTGGCGGGCGGCATCCTCTTCATGATCCTCGCCTCGAAGATCCGTGTCCCGATGTGGCCGGTGCCGGTGACGATGCAGACCTTCGGGGCACTGACCGTCGGTGCCGTGCTCGGCGCGCGGCTCGGCCTCGTGTCGATGTTCGGCTACCTCGCGCTCGGCGCGCTCGGCATGCAGGTCTTCACCGGTGAGACGGCGGGCCTTGGCTACATGGTCGGGCCGACCGGTGGTTACCTCGTCGGCTTCGCCTTCGCCGCGTGGGCCATGGGCGCGCTGTCGCGCCGTGGCTGGGACCGCTCCGTCGGCGGCATGGTCGGCGCGCTGCTTATCGGCAACGCCATCATCTACGCCGTCGGCGTTCCGTGGATGGCCTACCTGTTCGCCGCAGAGCGCGGCATGGGCTGGGTGATCGAGTGGGGCTTCACCAAGTTCCTCATCGGCGACGCGCTGAAGCTGGCGCTGGCCGCGATGATTTTGCCGGCAGCCTGGCGCTTCGCGGCACGTCGCTGA
- a CDS encoding heme-dependent oxidative N-demethylase family protein: MILQDHMPEELRLAAANRLPKMAPVRGAWVQVDGTYAAQIAERQRLAALHGEAVQRIEPGAEDAVAELFDLVLDTLADDARFGRAGTAIVTPDGRQVEPDRGKPFETLNALLSEDLCLLDKRGEEHVLIAASLCFPAGWTLAQKIGRPLMRIHQPVPPYDDDIGRRVQRFFDGVRPGQPLWRANLHGYSRPDLYLPLREDEPKAKISATPAYWRSERQTVLRLPRTGAVLFAIHTVVVAA; this comes from the coding sequence ATGATCCTGCAGGACCACATGCCTGAGGAGCTGCGCCTCGCGGCGGCGAACCGGTTGCCCAAGATGGCGCCGGTCCGCGGGGCGTGGGTTCAGGTCGACGGCACCTATGCGGCCCAGATCGCCGAGCGGCAGCGGCTTGCCGCGTTGCACGGCGAGGCGGTCCAGAGGATCGAGCCGGGGGCGGAAGACGCCGTCGCGGAGCTGTTCGATCTCGTGCTCGACACGCTTGCCGATGACGCCCGGTTCGGCCGCGCAGGAACAGCGATCGTCACGCCCGACGGCAGACAGGTCGAGCCCGACCGAGGCAAGCCGTTCGAGACGTTGAACGCGCTTCTGAGTGAAGACCTCTGCCTGCTCGACAAGCGGGGCGAGGAGCATGTGCTCATCGCCGCCTCGCTCTGTTTTCCGGCGGGCTGGACGCTGGCGCAGAAGATCGGCCGGCCCCTGATGCGGATTCACCAGCCCGTGCCGCCTTATGACGATGACATCGGCCGTCGGGTGCAGCGGTTCTTCGACGGCGTCCGGCCGGGGCAGCCGCTCTGGCGGGCGAACCTGCACGGCTATTCCAGACCGGACCTCTACTTGCCGCTTCGCGAGGATGAGCCGAAGGCGAAGATCTCCGCCACCCCGGCCTATTGGCGCAGCGAGCGGCAAACCGTACTGCGCCTGCCGCGAACTGGCGCGGTGCTGTTTGCGATCCACACGGTCGTGGTCGCGGCTTAG
- a CDS encoding DUF6314 family protein encodes MDLSAFQGDWSLDREVEDYRSGETSAFGGTARFRAVADGLDLIEEGRWTRASWGALAASRRYIWRRDGEGIEVLYADGRPFHRFIPAGHAPVEALHHCEPDIYEVTYRFDLPDSWSAEWRVRGPAKDYLSRTIYRR; translated from the coding sequence ATGGATCTGTCGGCATTCCAAGGTGACTGGAGCCTCGACCGCGAGGTCGAGGATTACCGGAGCGGGGAGACGTCCGCCTTTGGCGGAACGGCCCGGTTCCGGGCCGTCGCCGATGGTCTGGACCTGATCGAGGAAGGGCGCTGGACGCGCGCCTCCTGGGGGGCTCTGGCGGCATCGCGCCGGTATATCTGGCGACGGGACGGCGAAGGTATCGAGGTGCTCTACGCCGATGGCCGGCCGTTTCATCGCTTCATCCCGGCCGGGCATGCGCCGGTCGAGGCGCTGCATCACTGCGAGCCGGACATTTACGAGGTGACTTACCGGTTCGACCTCCCCGACAGCTGGTCGGCGGAGTGGCGCGTGCGCGGGCCGGCCAAGGATTACCTGTCCCGCACGATCTATCGGCGCTGA